The Thermoflavifilum sp. genome contains a region encoding:
- a CDS encoding SLBB domain-containing protein produces MQHPVRYLPVWILLFVVSMGISSVYAQRIPSTMNLGNVQVDNLSDEQIRQFMLQAQQSGLSDAQISQMALARGMSPAELQKLQARIARIRTQDSLRIKTLQQAGVEDTGIRRFGYGMSDSAAVSRLVNALNMLRPHIFGEELFRNPNLTFEPDLNIPTPKNYQVGPGDEIVIDIYGYAEASYRLTVSNEGSINIPYIGIVYVNGLTIDEAAQRIKSKLSTVYSTINTGKTSVQVSIGRIRSIKVTLLGEVTQPGTYTLPSLATVFNALYASGGPTPNGSFRDIEVIRNNVVIDTVDIYDFLMKGDQRKNIRLQDQDVIRIPVYQTHVQINGQVKRPGIYELKPGETLRDVIRFAGGFSDSAYTANIKVIRLTPEEKKVIDVPAAEFAHFIPQNGDQFSVSSILDKYQNRVRITGAVYRPGVYELTEGLTLRDLILKADGLREDAFLPRGYIIRLNPDLTTSIVQFDVAKIMSGTSPDIPLQKEDIVQVYSIFDLRDQYAVSIEGEVRNPGSYPYADSMTLEDLIMQAGGFKVGATPMRIEVARRVTNSNPRSLSARIAQVFEVNVEKDLSLQARKFILQPFDVVVVHSSPGYETQKQVRIEGEVLYPGTYTITSRDERISDLIQRAGGLTAFAYPEGASLRRPSQFLTDTSLTTKERMALLARLQSGISSDSLSKMSNTELEMMMGQRNELVGIELPKILAHPGSRYDLILKEGDILTVPSLLQTVQINGEVLYPSATPFVKGKGLKYYISRAGGFSMNAKKGRVYVLYPNGFVKGTGHILFIRDYPHVEPGSQIFVPRKPERQKVSFGEVMGVTSSMVSLTAAILAIIRLL; encoded by the coding sequence ATGCAACATCCGGTTCGCTATTTACCTGTATGGATATTGCTTTTTGTCGTTTCAATGGGTATATCCAGCGTGTATGCGCAGCGTATTCCATCTACCATGAATCTCGGCAATGTACAGGTTGATAATTTATCTGATGAACAAATCCGGCAATTCATGTTGCAGGCTCAGCAAAGCGGCCTGAGTGATGCGCAGATCAGTCAGATGGCATTAGCCCGGGGTATGAGTCCGGCTGAATTACAAAAATTGCAGGCCCGGATTGCACGCATCAGAACTCAGGATAGCCTGCGCATCAAGACGCTTCAGCAAGCAGGTGTAGAAGATACCGGCATACGCCGTTTTGGTTATGGGATGTCCGACAGTGCCGCAGTGTCTCGTCTGGTTAATGCCTTGAACATGTTACGCCCACACATTTTCGGCGAAGAATTATTTCGAAATCCTAACTTAACCTTTGAACCGGATTTAAATATTCCAACTCCTAAAAATTATCAGGTAGGACCTGGCGATGAAATTGTCATCGATATTTATGGATATGCTGAAGCGAGTTATCGGCTTACCGTATCGAATGAAGGATCCATTAATATTCCTTATATCGGCATTGTATATGTAAATGGACTTACCATCGATGAAGCAGCTCAACGCATCAAATCAAAATTATCCACGGTATATTCTACCATCAATACAGGAAAAACATCCGTGCAGGTAAGTATAGGTCGCATTCGCAGCATTAAAGTTACATTATTAGGTGAGGTTACTCAGCCCGGTACTTACACTTTACCTTCGCTGGCCACCGTATTTAATGCTTTGTATGCCAGTGGCGGGCCCACACCCAATGGTTCTTTTCGCGATATTGAAGTCATTCGTAATAATGTAGTCATTGATACGGTGGATATTTACGATTTTCTGATGAAAGGTGATCAGCGTAAAAACATTCGCCTGCAGGATCAGGATGTGATTCGAATCCCGGTGTACCAGACACATGTACAAATCAATGGTCAGGTAAAGCGGCCCGGAATTTATGAACTGAAACCCGGCGAAACCTTGCGTGATGTTATCCGTTTTGCTGGAGGTTTCTCAGATAGTGCTTATACCGCTAATATCAAGGTTATTCGCTTGACGCCTGAAGAAAAGAAAGTAATTGATGTACCGGCCGCGGAATTTGCACATTTTATTCCACAAAATGGCGATCAGTTTAGTGTTTCTTCTATCCTCGATAAATATCAAAATCGGGTGCGCATCACAGGAGCCGTATATCGCCCGGGGGTATATGAATTAACGGAAGGACTTACCTTACGGGATTTGATTTTAAAGGCGGATGGACTTCGAGAAGATGCATTTTTACCGAGAGGTTATATCATTCGGCTAAATCCCGATCTCACCACCTCTATTGTGCAATTTGATGTAGCTAAAATCATGAGTGGTACATCCCCCGATATTCCTTTACAAAAAGAGGACATTGTGCAGGTATATTCCATTTTTGATTTACGCGATCAATATGCAGTTTCGATAGAAGGAGAAGTACGTAATCCCGGTTCATATCCTTATGCAGATAGCATGACACTGGAAGATTTAATTATGCAGGCCGGAGGGTTTAAGGTAGGTGCAACGCCCATGCGTATTGAGGTGGCACGAAGGGTAACCAATAGTAATCCTCGATCGCTATCGGCAAGGATAGCTCAGGTATTTGAAGTAAATGTTGAAAAGGATCTTTCTTTACAGGCACGTAAATTCATTCTTCAACCCTTCGACGTAGTGGTTGTGCACAGCTCGCCCGGATATGAAACGCAAAAACAGGTCCGTATAGAAGGGGAAGTCCTGTATCCAGGTACTTATACCATCACCTCACGTGATGAACGTATCTCTGATTTAATTCAACGTGCAGGTGGTCTTACAGCTTTCGCTTATCCAGAAGGGGCCTCGTTACGACGCCCTTCGCAATTTTTAACCGATACAAGTTTAACTACAAAAGAAAGAATGGCACTTCTTGCTCGTTTGCAGAGTGGGATATCGTCGGATAGCTTAAGTAAAATGAGTAATACTGAGCTGGAGATGATGATGGGTCAGCGAAATGAATTGGTAGGGATTGAATTACCGAAAATCTTAGCCCATCCTGGTTCCAGATATGATCTTATTTTAAAAGAAGGAGATATACTCACGGTTCCATCGTTATTGCAAACCGTGCAAATCAATGGTGAAGTGCTCTATCCTTCCGCAACGCCATTTGTGAAAGGTAAAGGTTTGAAATATTATATTTCGCGTGCAGGAGGCTTTTCCATGAATGCCAAAAAAGGTAGGGTATATGTGTTATATCCCAATGGTTTTGTAAAAGGTACAGGACATATATTGTTTATTCGAGATTATCCGCATGTGGAACCTGGATCGCAAATTTTTGTACCGCGCAAGCCTGAAAGACAAAAGGTAAGTTTTGGAGAGGTGATGGGTGTAACATCCAGTATGGTTTCACTTACGGCAGCTATACTGGCTATAATCAGGTTATTGTGA
- a CDS encoding endonuclease domain-containing protein — translation MTHPFWFPSLQVERGCGREKIKTHPFGSPLYKNREGIGESQLFIMNKSKIILLARELRKKQTPEEKLLWEELRNRRLNGLKFLRQHPIIYENDPNKGLLFFIADFYCAEKRLVIELDGKIHDFQKEYDANRDFILKQLNLRVLRIKNEELKDMKEVKRKILNC, via the coding sequence GTGACTCACCCTTTTTGGTTCCCCTCTCTACAGGTAGAGAGGGGATGTGGGAGAGAGAAAATAAAAACCCACCCCTTTGGTTCCCCTCTCTATAAAAATAGAGAGGGGATAGGGGAGAGTCAGTTGTTCATCATGAACAAAAGTAAAATTATATTATTAGCACGTGAACTCAGGAAAAAGCAAACGCCTGAAGAGAAGCTTTTGTGGGAAGAATTAAGGAATAGAAGATTGAATGGTTTAAAGTTTTTACGTCAACATCCTATTATTTATGAAAATGATCCCAACAAAGGATTATTATTTTTTATTGCTGATTTTTATTGTGCTGAAAAGCGATTGGTTATCGAGCTGGATGGAAAGATTCATGATTTTCAGAAAGAATATGATGCAAATAGAGATTTTATTTTAAAACAATTAAACTTGCGTGTACTGAGGATTAAAAATGAGGAGTTGAAAGATATGAAGGAAGTAAAGAGAAAGATATTGAATTGCTGA
- a CDS encoding lipopolysaccharide biosynthesis protein: MTETHRPIPVEDEISIKDLILKFREWIYYLRTKWLTLLICGLVGALLGLAYAWLKKPKYVATLTFALEEKSSSGLLSSYAGLASQLGFDLGSTGGGVFSESNIMDLMQSRLMITQALLDTIYDIHGRMMSLADYYIDMNHLRKAWSKSTNIPPHISFPPGISADSLTYIQDSLMGTFCTYINKHYLDIEKPNKEGSIIQVTCTAPDELFAKRFTEGLVKHVSLFYIQTKTKRASRNVDLLQARLDSVRRAYLGALYGTAISTDLNLNPARAVVSVPAINKQTQAQILGAEYAELVKNLEIARMTLLQETPLIQVIDKPILPLKEMRLGKIKGFIIGGFLGVLLAGFLLSMMKMYHDIMYG, from the coding sequence ATGACCGAAACACATCGCCCCATTCCCGTGGAGGATGAGATTTCGATTAAAGATCTCATCCTGAAATTCAGAGAATGGATATATTACTTGCGTACTAAATGGTTGACATTGTTGATATGTGGGTTAGTGGGTGCATTGCTGGGTTTAGCTTATGCCTGGTTGAAGAAACCGAAATATGTCGCCACGCTCACCTTTGCGCTGGAAGAAAAATCCAGTAGTGGATTACTTTCTTCCTATGCAGGTTTAGCCAGTCAGCTTGGCTTTGATCTGGGAAGTACGGGTGGGGGCGTGTTTTCCGAAAGTAATATCATGGACTTGATGCAATCGAGGCTCATGATCACCCAGGCATTGCTGGATACGATTTATGATATACATGGCCGCATGATGAGTCTGGCTGATTATTATATCGACATGAATCATTTGCGTAAAGCATGGAGCAAGAGCACGAATATACCTCCACATATTTCTTTCCCACCAGGTATTTCCGCCGATTCATTGACCTATATCCAGGACAGCCTGATGGGGACTTTCTGTACATATATCAACAAGCATTATCTGGATATTGAAAAACCGAATAAAGAAGGGAGCATCATTCAGGTAACCTGTACAGCACCCGATGAGTTGTTTGCGAAAAGATTTACCGAAGGTCTGGTTAAACATGTCTCTTTATTTTATATCCAGACCAAGACAAAACGGGCGTCCCGGAATGTAGATCTTTTACAGGCCAGGCTCGATTCGGTCAGGCGTGCTTATTTAGGGGCTTTGTATGGAACGGCTATTAGTACAGACCTAAATCTCAATCCTGCTCGTGCAGTAGTAAGTGTGCCAGCTATTAATAAGCAAACACAAGCACAAATTTTAGGAGCTGAATATGCCGAACTGGTGAAAAATCTCGAGATTGCAAGGATGACCCTGCTTCAGGAAACTCCGCTGATACAGGTGATCGATAAACCTATATTGCCGTTGAAGGAAATGAGACTGGGGAAGATAAAGGGTTTTATAATTGGTGGATTTCTCGGCGTATTATTAGCTGGATTTCTTCTTTCAATGATGAAAATGTACCATGATATTATGTATGGATAG
- a CDS encoding lipid II flippase MurJ, producing the protein MKFFFRAEGYKKGIVYSILFSAIAKLTAFLNIALIAYIFGTNGQSDVYFFILNAIQLISFLISVMESTVIIPESMRLREQVGKDESMLFVNYFFKLYFIIGIIVTIIIFINPLFLFSHFSGFNRALLSENKYLLYGSPLLLLLIIYSNLLSEVLSSYMYFTTPMIVNIINNITSVVFLLSTHKCLGILSVLLGLMIGYLINILFLVYHLISSLGWKFRFPGYSLTSAVKKNLLYAHIGNITGFIYNYFGLYLLSFLGTGVVSAMSYGKRLSDVPNHVICGQFSSVLGIKFNNEFARGDLVSLNNTLVRGLKILLFIVTPIATYSFLFSDNIIHLLLARGAFNAFSIKESSLFFKYFILCLPFIAINTVMARFFMSIQHVRFSSAIQILFAISNVILLLFLIHTYKEIGYVLSFLFSYFLITIIYLYINFRFIKYIDYFSVFIYLIKVFIINIILGYVVYSMIHILFHQLLWNLFFGFLFYFILLIFLNSLFSINTDIRFFIIEKLKKIIL; encoded by the coding sequence ATGAAGTTTTTTTTTCGGGCGGAAGGGTATAAGAAAGGAATTGTATATTCAATTCTATTCAGTGCCATTGCAAAGCTGACAGCATTTTTAAACATTGCACTCATAGCTTATATATTTGGAACAAATGGTCAGTCTGATGTCTATTTCTTTATCTTAAATGCGATTCAGTTAATTAGTTTTCTGATATCGGTGATGGAGTCTACGGTCATTATTCCAGAGTCTATGCGTTTACGGGAACAGGTGGGGAAGGATGAATCGATGTTGTTTGTTAATTATTTTTTTAAACTCTATTTTATAATTGGTATTATTGTTACGATAATTATATTCATTAATCCACTTTTTCTTTTTTCTCATTTTTCTGGTTTTAATAGGGCCCTGCTGTCAGAAAATAAATATCTTTTATATGGTTCACCTTTATTATTGCTGTTGATTATTTATTCAAATTTACTTTCTGAAGTACTATCTTCTTACATGTACTTTACAACCCCTATGATTGTAAATATAATTAATAATATTACTTCAGTTGTATTCCTTCTTAGTACGCATAAGTGTCTGGGAATTCTTTCCGTTTTGCTTGGACTTATGATTGGCTATCTAATAAATATTTTATTTCTTGTATATCATTTAATTTCTTCTTTAGGCTGGAAGTTTCGTTTTCCCGGATACTCGCTTACATCAGCGGTTAAGAAGAACTTACTATACGCACACATTGGTAATATAACGGGATTTATTTACAACTATTTTGGATTATATTTATTAAGCTTTTTAGGCACTGGAGTCGTCAGTGCGATGAGTTATGGGAAACGGTTGAGCGATGTCCCTAATCATGTTATATGCGGGCAATTTTCCTCTGTATTGGGCATTAAATTTAACAATGAGTTTGCGAGGGGAGATTTGGTTTCATTAAATAACACTTTAGTGAGGGGACTAAAAATACTTTTATTTATTGTAACTCCAATTGCTACTTATTCTTTTTTATTTTCAGATAATATTATTCATTTATTATTAGCTCGAGGTGCTTTTAATGCTTTTTCCATAAAAGAATCTTCATTATTTTTTAAATATTTTATTCTTTGCTTACCTTTTATTGCTATAAATACCGTTATGGCCAGATTTTTTATGTCGATTCAGCATGTTAGATTTTCATCTGCCATTCAAATATTATTTGCTATATCAAATGTGATTCTGTTATTGTTTTTAATTCATACATATAAGGAGATTGGATATGTATTATCATTTTTATTCTCATATTTCTTGATCACAATAATCTATCTTTATATAAATTTTAGATTTATAAAATATATTGATTATTTTTCAGTATTTATTTATTTAATTAAGGTTTTTATTATTAATATTATTCTTGGATATGTTGTTTATTCTATGATTCATATATTGTTTCATCAATTATTATGGAATCTATTTTTTGGTTTTCTCTTTTATTTTATTTTACTTATTTTTTTAAATAGCTTATTTTCTATTAACACTGATATACGATTCTTCATAATTGAAAAATTAAAAAAAATCATATTGTGA
- a CDS encoding glycosyltransferase family 2 protein: MDSRAYTFTVFTPTYNRAHLLPRVYNSLKRQTFTDFEWLVIDDGSTDNTEELIIRWQKEAHFPIRYIKQSHGHKKVAHNRAVREAKGKFFLPFDSDDECVPHALERFIYHWESIPADQRDEFTGITVHCMDENGQIIGDLFPSEKYFDSNSLDIFYQYCIRGEKWGFHRIDVLRKYPFPENIPGYVPESIIWKAIARTYKTRFVNEALRIYHTGHTNRIMTPHSVKPDSAGYYILMEQILNEETHYFRYRPFYFIKIAINWTRLGLHSKLLSWKNFLQKNSLSRILIIITFPIGFILAKSEK, from the coding sequence ATGGACAGCAGGGCGTACACCTTTACGGTATTCACTCCAACATATAACCGTGCGCATCTTCTTCCACGAGTTTATAATAGTCTGAAGCGGCAGACCTTTACCGATTTTGAATGGTTGGTTATTGATGATGGTTCTACAGACAATACAGAAGAGCTCATTATCCGCTGGCAAAAAGAGGCGCATTTCCCCATTCGTTATATAAAACAATCACATGGTCATAAAAAAGTAGCCCATAATCGAGCAGTTAGAGAAGCAAAAGGGAAATTTTTCCTTCCGTTTGATAGTGATGATGAATGCGTACCTCATGCACTTGAAAGATTTATTTATCATTGGGAATCTATACCAGCAGATCAACGAGATGAATTCACTGGCATTACAGTGCATTGCATGGATGAAAACGGACAGATTATAGGAGATTTATTTCCAAGTGAAAAATATTTCGACTCAAATTCATTGGACATATTCTATCAATATTGTATTCGAGGTGAAAAATGGGGATTCCATCGAATAGATGTCCTTAGAAAATATCCCTTCCCAGAAAATATCCCAGGATATGTACCTGAAAGTATTATTTGGAAAGCAATTGCTCGAACGTATAAAACTCGATTTGTAAATGAAGCACTCCGTATTTATCATACAGGACATACAAATCGCATTATGACACCCCATTCAGTTAAACCTGATTCCGCAGGCTATTACATATTAATGGAGCAGATTCTGAATGAAGAAACACACTACTTTCGTTATAGACCGTTTTATTTTATAAAAATTGCCATTAATTGGACTCGTTTAGGCCTTCATTCAAAATTACTTTCATGGAAAAATTTTCTACAAAAGAATTCACTATCTCGTATTCTAATTATCATTACTTTTCCAATTGGCTTTATTTTAGCAAAATCAGAAAAATGA
- a CDS encoding glycosyltransferase has product MKVLHIITGLGDGGAEMILYQICKFDDLDRHVVISLSGPGKYTQLLQEIGVKVFTCNLHSNKLLGLYLLIKYIRQIRPDVIQTWMYHGNLIGGIGARISGYRKIFWSIRNSGHNLSLFNFKTRVIVKLGGFFSSFIPVKIISCSSAALAPHIRLGYKCNQFVVIPNGYDVDRFSVCHQDAGKVRKQYLPSFDIPLLGMVARFDPSKDHENLFAALHHLVTKGCVFKCLLIGNGLSVDNKSITDLLATYGIEDHVILLGSQANIPLWMKVLDIHVLSSAAEAFPNVLAEAMLSGTPCVSTDVGDASLIIGDTGWLVPPRDPVALSQALLEAIEEFKNPQQWSRRKELARKRIIDNFTIQKMINAYRELWSSA; this is encoded by the coding sequence ATGAAGGTACTTCATATCATAACAGGTTTAGGAGATGGTGGCGCGGAAATGATCTTGTATCAAATCTGTAAGTTTGATGATTTAGACCGTCATGTCGTGATTAGCCTCTCCGGACCTGGTAAATATACTCAATTATTGCAAGAAATAGGTGTAAAAGTTTTTACCTGTAATTTGCATTCCAACAAATTATTGGGTTTGTATTTATTGATCAAATATATTAGGCAAATTCGGCCCGATGTCATACAAACCTGGATGTATCACGGTAACTTGATCGGAGGTATTGGCGCTCGAATTTCCGGGTACAGAAAAATATTCTGGTCCATTCGAAATAGCGGACATAATCTATCACTTTTCAATTTTAAAACGAGAGTTATTGTTAAATTAGGTGGCTTTTTTTCTTCTTTTATTCCGGTGAAGATCATTAGTTGTTCATCGGCTGCATTAGCTCCTCATATTCGGTTAGGATATAAGTGTAATCAATTTGTGGTTATACCCAATGGGTATGACGTTGATAGGTTTTCAGTATGTCATCAAGATGCCGGCAAAGTTCGAAAGCAATATTTACCTTCGTTTGATATACCTTTGTTGGGTATGGTTGCTCGTTTTGATCCCAGTAAGGATCATGAAAACTTATTTGCCGCACTTCATCATCTGGTTACAAAGGGTTGTGTTTTTAAATGTCTGTTAATAGGCAATGGTTTATCCGTTGATAACAAATCTATAACCGATCTTCTGGCAACGTATGGTATAGAAGATCACGTCATATTATTAGGCTCGCAGGCAAATATACCTTTATGGATGAAGGTATTAGACATCCATGTGTTATCGTCCGCGGCTGAAGCTTTCCCTAATGTGCTTGCAGAGGCCATGCTTTCTGGCACCCCCTGTGTGTCCACCGATGTGGGTGATGCCAGTTTAATCATAGGGGATACCGGATGGCTTGTTCCACCCCGCGATCCTGTAGCGCTTTCTCAAGCCCTATTAGAAGCTATTGAGGAGTTCAAAAATCCCCAGCAATGGTCCAGGCGAAAAGAATTGGCGAGAAAACGAATAATCGATAATTTTACGATTCAAAAAATGATCAATGCCTATCGTGAGCTCTGGTCATCTGCATGA
- a CDS encoding glycosyltransferase family 4 protein, translating into MEKTSNHNPVRLAIVCNQVFSLIHFRKHLIREFTGRGYEVCVFTPCITAEESKQIIALGARPVAYILSRSGINPFFELFSLISLYLKLRQFRPHVLLTIMLKPSLYGGVVARLLRIPRYYCLITGLGFSFTQTDKKRFVRYIARNAIQYLAQFSIKTASAVMFQNTDDMQLFIKNRLVSSDQAFCVGATGVDLSEWHPVPSVLDPITFLLAARLIQEKGIFEFIEAARSIKQRYPATRFILLGGIDINPAKLSRQQVMLWVNEGIVEWPGHADMRSWLKKASVFVLPSYREGVPRSTQEAMAMGRPVITTDVPGCRETVIDGVNGFLIPPRNAWALAHAMEKFILNPVLIEIMGKESRRMAEERFNVHHANMRILHVMQISMQQPSEVHNMLTSN; encoded by the coding sequence ATGGAAAAAACTTCGAACCATAATCCTGTGCGCCTCGCCATAGTTTGCAATCAGGTTTTTTCTCTTATCCATTTTCGTAAACATCTTATCCGGGAGTTTACAGGCAGAGGTTATGAGGTATGTGTGTTTACCCCTTGTATCACTGCGGAGGAAAGTAAGCAAATCATTGCGCTGGGGGCAAGGCCTGTTGCATATATATTATCCAGGTCGGGGATCAACCCTTTTTTTGAACTTTTTTCTTTAATCAGTTTATACCTCAAGTTACGTCAATTCCGCCCTCATGTTTTGTTGACCATTATGTTGAAACCAAGTCTTTATGGAGGAGTAGTAGCCAGATTGTTACGTATTCCCCGGTACTATTGTCTGATAACAGGACTTGGTTTTTCATTTACGCAAACAGATAAAAAACGCTTTGTCCGCTATATAGCGCGAAACGCCATCCAGTATCTGGCACAATTCTCCATCAAAACCGCCTCAGCTGTTATGTTTCAGAATACAGATGATATGCAATTATTTATAAAAAATCGACTGGTTAGTTCCGATCAGGCATTTTGTGTAGGTGCTACGGGTGTTGATCTTTCTGAATGGCATCCTGTTCCATCGGTTTTAGATCCGATTACTTTTTTACTTGCCGCCCGATTGATTCAGGAAAAAGGGATATTTGAATTTATTGAAGCCGCCAGATCAATCAAACAGCGGTATCCTGCTACTCGTTTTATTCTTCTGGGTGGGATAGATATAAACCCGGCAAAGCTGTCGCGTCAACAGGTGATGTTATGGGTTAACGAGGGCATTGTTGAATGGCCGGGGCATGCAGATATGAGATCCTGGTTGAAAAAAGCAAGTGTATTTGTTTTGCCATCTTACAGAGAGGGAGTGCCGCGCAGTACGCAAGAAGCCATGGCTATGGGCAGACCTGTAATTACTACCGATGTCCCGGGTTGCAGGGAAACGGTTATCGATGGTGTCAATGGTTTTTTGATTCCCCCCAGAAATGCTTGGGCTCTCGCTCATGCCATGGAAAAGTTTATATTGAACCCGGTGTTGATTGAGATCATGGGAAAGGAAAGTCGAAGAATGGCTGAAGAAAGATTTAATGTGCATCATGCGAATATGCGTATTCTGCACGTTATGCAAATTTCCATGCAGCAGCCGTCGGAAGTGCATAATATGCTGACAAGCAATTGA